From one Mya arenaria isolate MELC-2E11 chromosome 4, ASM2691426v1 genomic stretch:
- the LOC128233040 gene encoding equilibrative nucleobase transporter 1-like: MSLIVIIRNILMFPLGVFLDRYGTSRTRLISMCLIALGSLTMLFSSNVHPWLIFPALLMIGVSGMIVLITDLQVANLFGARRLTVMSILVGSSQSGGLVILFMKLTRETDVTLQTSFMFISIGFVPVLISTIAMLPRSRIPWPLPANYGKSKGMESDPKAWRRRISVGAKRKGDITDILPFIRTKLFLFMIIWLSLLSFKSLAFDLNIDVHLEKLGIVETEQYLSMFAMCMLLCLPLSFMIGILMDCHSNRVQQNHVQQMRNILNAICVNYIISLASSVTSLFPSFGLQTIAYILVAAEKVTLYATLFAFLTHVHFPAEHFGKLTGVAISVSGVVLVFQYPLRILVNSGLSTNMFYTKIILLVLILISGCHPVSVWYHIRTGQIHNQTEYNENDKAVNMVMIDKGDSEEQATNMNAVATSGAESDSAKPKCLQITDL; this comes from the exons GTGTCTGATCGCGCTAGGGTCTCTGACGATGTTATTTTCAAGTAACG TGCATCCATGGTTGATATTTCCCGCTCTGTTAATGATTGGCGTTTCTGGAATGATTGTTCTCATCACAGACCTCCAGGTCGCCAACCTGTTTGGTGCCCGTCGTTTGACCGTTATGTCCATTTTAGTTGGTTCTTCACAATCTGGAGGACTtgtgatattgtttatgaag CTCACTCGTGAGACGGATGTTACGTTGCAAACCTCATTCATGTTCATAAGTATCGGTTTCGTTCCGGTTCTAATTTCTACAATTGCCATGCTACCTCGGTCGCGAATACCCTGGCCACTACCAGCAAACTACGGCAAAAGCAAGGGGATGGAATCAGACCCGAAGGCCTGGAGAAGGAGGATATCTG TTGGCGCCAAGAGGAAAGGAGATATAACTGACATATTGCCCTTTATTCGCACGAAGCTGTTTCTGTTCATGATTATCTGGCTATCTTTGTTGAGCTTTAAATCGCTTGCTTTTGACCTTAACATCGATGTCCATTTGGAGAAACTTGGTATTGTcgaaa CGGAACAATACTTAAGCATGTTTGCAATGTGCATGTTACTCTGTCTTCCATTGTCATTTATGATTGGCATTCTCATGGATTGTCATAGTAATAGAG TACAACAAAACCACGTACAGCAAATGCGAAACATTCTAAACGCAATATGTGTGAATTACATCATATCACTTGCCAGCAGTGTCACTTCCCTTTTTCCGAGCTTTGGGTTACAGACGATAGCATACATTTTAGTAGCTGCGGAAAAAGTCACATTGTATGCAACGCTGTTTGCGTTTTTAACACAcgt GCACTTTCCTGCCGAACATTTTGGAAAGTTGACTGGGGTTGCAATATCAGTCTCCGGTGTGGTACTCGTTTTTCAGTATCCTTTGAGGATATTGGTGAACAGCGGTCTatcaacaaatatgttttat ACGAAGATAATCCTGTTAGTCCTGATTCTAATATCTGGATGTCACCCCGTCTCTGTCTGGTATCACATCAGAACCGGTCAAATCCACAACCAAACCGAGTATAACGAAAATGACAAGGCGGTTAACATGGTAATGATAGACAAGGGAGATAGTGAGGAGCAGGCCACTAATATGAACGCTGTAGCAACGTCTGGAGCAGAAAGTGATTCCGCTAAGCCCAAATGTCTTCAAATTACAGACCTTTGA